The following coding sequences are from one Panicum hallii strain FIL2 chromosome 5, PHallii_v3.1, whole genome shotgun sequence window:
- the LOC112892302 gene encoding protein BOLA2: MGVTKEDVEAAITSALSPSHLVVTDTSGGCGASYEIEVVSEKFEGKRLLERHRMVNTALAPHMAEIHAVSIKKALTPAQAQPEPEPAADKPQA, from the exons ATGGGCGTCACCAAGGAGGACGTCGAGGCGGCCATCACCTCCGCTCTCAGCCCTTCCCATCTC GTGGTGACGGATACATCTGGAGG GTGTGGCGCGAGCTACGAGATCGAGGTGGTGTCGGAGAAGTTCGAGGGGAAGCGGCTGCTGGAGCGGCACCGGATGGTGAACACGGCGCTGGCGCCGCACATGGCGGAGATCCACGCCGTCTCCATCAAGAAGGCGCTCACTCCGGCGcaggcccagcccgagccggaGCCGGCCGCCGACAAGCCCCAGGCTTAA
- the LOC112892301 gene encoding sm-like protein LSM3A yields the protein MASAEEDIAVKEPLDLIRLSLDERIYVKLRSDRELRGKLHAYDQHLNMILGDVEEVVTTVEIDDETYEEIVRTTKRTIPFLFVRGDGVILVSPPLRTA from the exons ATGGCGTCAGCGGAGGAGGACATCGCGGTGAAGGAGCCGCTGGATCTGATACGGCTCAGCCTCGACGAGCGCATCTACGTCAAGCTCCGGTCCGACCGCGAGCTCCGCGGCAAGCTCCAT GCATATGATCAACACTTAAacatgatccttggagatgttGAGGAGGTTGTCACAACTGTTGAGATAGATGATGAAACATATGAAGAAATTGTGCGC ACAACGAAACGCACTATCCCCTTCCTTTTTGTCCGAGGTGATGGTGTCATATTGGTTTCTCCACCCCTGCGAACTGCATGA
- the LOC112892300 gene encoding soluble inorganic pyrophosphatase-like: MSEADGHAGADEAPSRPAPRLNERILSSLSRRSVAAHPWHDLEIGPDAPAAFNVVVEISKGSKVKYELDKNTGLIKVDRVLYSSVVYPHNYGFIPRTLCEDNDPMDVLVLMQEPVLPGCFLRARAIGLMPMIDQGEKDDKIIAVCTDDPEYRHYNDLSELSPHRVQEIRRFFEDYKKNENKEVAVDEVQPASAARDAIQYSMDLYAQYNLQTCNSSFVAPGHLVLHENLACVEKSN, from the exons ATGAGCGAGGCGGACGGGCACGCGGGGGCCGACGAGGCGCCTAGCCGCCCGGCGCCGCGGCTGAACGAGAGGATCCTGTCGTCCCTGTCGCGGAGGTCCGTGGCCGCGCACCCATGGCATGACCTCGAGATCG GTCCTGACGCTCCTGCTGCGTTCAACGTT GTCGTGGAGATCTCGAAAGGGAGCAAGGTCAAGTACGAGCTCGACAAGAACACTGGGCTCATCAAG GTCGATCGCGTGCTGTACTCATCGGTGGTGTACCCGCACAACTACGGCTTCATCCCGCGAACGCTTTGCGAGGACAACGACCCCATGGATGTGCTGGTCCTCATGCAGGAACCGGTTCTCCCTGGCTGCTTCCTCCGAGCCAGAGCGATCGGGCTCATGCCTATGATCGATCAG GGAGAGAAGGATGACAAGATCATTGCCGTCTGCACCGATGACCCCGAGTACCGCCACTACAATGACCTCAGCGAGCTCTCGCCGCACCGTGTCCAGGAGATCCGACGATTCTTCGAAGATT ATAAGAAGAACGAGAACAAGGAGGTTGCTGTGGATGAGGTTCAGCCTGCGAGCGCTGCCCGCGATGCCATCCAGTACTCCAT GGATCTCTATGCGCAGTACAATCTGCAGACCTGCAACAGTAGTTTTGTGGCACCTGGACACTTGGTTCTCCACGAGAACTTGGCGTGTGTCGAAAAGTCGAATTGA
- the LOC112892299 gene encoding fructose-1,6-bisphosphatase, cytosolic has protein sequence MDHAADAHRTDLMTITRHVLNEQRRNPESRGDFTILLSHIVFGCKFVASAVNKAGLAKLIGLAGETNVQGEEQKKLDVLSNEVFVKALVSSGRTCVLVSEEDEEATFVDPALRGKYCVCFDPLDGSSNIDCGVSIGTIFGIYMIKDKDNVTLEDVLQPGTNMLAAGYCMYGSSCTLVLSTGSGVNGFTLDPSLGEFILTHPDIKIPKKGKIYSVNEGNAQNWDAAVAKFVEKCKYPKDGSPPKSLRYIGSMVADVHRTLLYGGVFLYPADKKSPNGKLRVLYEVFPMSFLMEQAGGQSFTGKERALDLVPTNIHDRSPVFLGSYDDVEEIKALYAELAKTSSA, from the exons atgGACCACGCGGCGGACGCGCACCGGACGGACCTGATGACCATCACGCGGCACGTGCTGAACGAGCAGCGCCGGAACCCCGAGTCCCGCGGCGACTTCACCATCCTGCTCTCCCACATCGTCTTCGGCTGCAAGTTCGTCGCCTCCGCCGTCAACAAGGCCGGGCTCGCGAAGCTCATCGGACTCGCCGGCGAGACCAACGTCCAG GGAGAGGAGCAGAAGAAGCTGGACGTGCTGTCCAACGAGGTGTTCGTCAAGGCCCTCGTCAGCAGCGGCCGCACC TGCGTCCTTGTgtcggaggaggacgaggaggcaaCGTTCGTGGATCCTGCGCTGCGTGGGAA GTACTGCGTCTGCTTTGATCCGCTCGACGGCTCCTCCAACATCGACTGTGGCGTCTCAATCGGAACG ATCTTTGGGATTTACATGATCAAGGACAAGGACAATGTGACTCTGGAGGACGTGCTGCAGCCTGGCACGAACATGCTTGCTGCGGGATACTGCATGTATGGCAGTTCCTGCACG CTTGTTCTGAGCACTGGGAGTGGTGTCAATGGCTTCACACTTGACCCATCACTTGGCGAGTTCATACTGACTCATCCGGACATCAAG ATACCTAAGAAGGGAAAGATTTATTCAGTCAATGAAGGGAATGCACAAAATTGGGATGCGGCTGTTGCGAA GTTTGTGGAGAAGTGCAAATACCCCAAAGATGGCTCGCCACCTAAATCTTTGAGATACATTGGAAG TATGGTTGCTGATGTTCACCGTACCTTGCTCTATGGGGGTGTATTTTTGTACCCTGCTGACAAGAAGAGCCCGAATGGAAAGCTCCG TGTCCTGTATGAAGTTTTCCCCATGTCATTCCTCATGGAGCAGGCTGGAGGTCAGTCCTTCACAGGCAAAGAACGG GCTCTTGATCTGGTCCCAACCAACATCCATGATAGATCCCCGGTATTCCTCGGCAGCTACGACGACGTGGAAGAGATCAAAGCATTGTACGCCGAACTGGCAAAGACAAGCTCGGCTTGA